A portion of the Nitratidesulfovibrio termitidis HI1 genome contains these proteins:
- the folD gene encoding bifunctional methylenetetrahydrofolate dehydrogenase/methenyltetrahydrofolate cyclohydrolase FolD has protein sequence MLLLDGKATAAAIRAELKEEVAAGLAAAGRAPGLAVILVGEDPASQVYVRNKERGCEEAGIRSEAFRLPADTTQETLEVLIDELNGRPDIDGILLQLPLPRGLNSQRCLERISPKKDVDGFHPENMGRLALGLPGFRPCTPAGVMTLLERYDLSPSGKKAVVVGRSNIVGKPLALMLGAPGKYANATVTVCHSGTPNLAEECRQADFLFVAAGRPCLVTSEMVKPGAVVVDVGIHRTDEGLVGDCKYDDISCIAAAMTPVPGGVGPMTIAQLLINTVISWKGRTAVA, from the coding sequence ATGTTGCTGCTCGACGGCAAGGCGACGGCTGCGGCCATTCGCGCGGAACTGAAGGAAGAAGTGGCGGCGGGGCTTGCGGCTGCGGGCCGCGCGCCGGGGCTGGCGGTGATCCTGGTGGGCGAGGACCCAGCTTCTCAGGTGTACGTGCGCAACAAGGAGCGCGGCTGCGAAGAGGCGGGCATCCGGTCCGAGGCGTTTCGCCTGCCTGCGGACACCACGCAGGAAACGCTGGAAGTGCTCATCGACGAACTGAACGGGCGTCCGGACATCGACGGCATCCTGCTGCAACTGCCGCTGCCCAGGGGGCTGAACAGCCAGCGCTGCCTGGAGCGCATCAGCCCGAAAAAGGACGTGGACGGCTTTCACCCCGAGAACATGGGGCGTCTGGCGCTGGGGCTGCCGGGCTTTCGTCCGTGCACTCCGGCGGGGGTGATGACCCTGCTGGAGCGCTATGACCTTTCGCCCTCGGGCAAGAAGGCCGTGGTGGTGGGGCGCAGCAACATCGTGGGCAAGCCGCTGGCGCTGATGCTGGGCGCGCCCGGCAAGTACGCCAACGCCACGGTGACGGTGTGTCATTCCGGCACGCCGAACCTGGCCGAGGAATGCCGTCAGGCGGACTTCCTGTTCGTGGCGGCCGGGCGGCCCTGCCTGGTCACCTCGGAGATGGTCAAGCCCGGCGCGGTGGTGGTGGACGTGGGCATTCACCGCACCGATGAAGGGCTGGTGGGCGACTGCAAGTACGACGACATCAGCTGCATCGCCGCAGCCATGACCCCGGTGCCCGGCGGCGTGGGGCCC
- the eno gene encoding phosphopyruvate hydratase, giving the protein MSTIVSVWAREILDSRGNPTVEVEVSLESGHTGRAAVPSGASTGTREALEMRDGDKGRYKGKGVEKAVDNVMGEIAEAIVGLDSLRQVQVDNTLLDLDGTDNKSRLGANAMLGVSLATARAASSFLGLPLYQYLGGVNAKVLPVPLMNIINGGAHAPNNLDIQEFMIMPIGAATFRDALRMGAETFHTLKALLAADGHVTSVGDEGGFAPNLKDHDEAFRYIMKAIEEAGYIPGAEIALAIDAAASEFHKDGKYVLAGENKKLSNSEMVEWLGEFTTRYPLISIEDGLAEADWDGWRELTYKLGDTIQLVGDDIFVTNPDILAEGIDEGVANSILIKLNQIGTLTETLDTIEMAKQAAYTTVISHRSGETEDHFISDLAVGLNAGQIKTGSLCRSDRLAKYNQLLRIEEDLDDTGIYFGPMMSSHFGFEEEGEE; this is encoded by the coding sequence ATGAGCACCATCGTATCCGTCTGGGCGAGGGAAATCCTTGACTCCCGCGGGAACCCCACCGTCGAGGTGGAAGTCTCCCTGGAATCGGGCCACACCGGCCGCGCCGCCGTGCCTTCCGGCGCCTCCACCGGCACCCGCGAAGCGCTGGAAATGCGCGACGGCGACAAGGGCCGCTACAAGGGCAAGGGCGTGGAAAAGGCCGTGGACAACGTGATGGGTGAAATCGCCGAAGCCATCGTGGGGCTGGATTCCCTGCGTCAGGTGCAGGTGGACAACACCCTGCTGGATCTCGACGGCACCGACAACAAGTCGCGTCTGGGCGCCAACGCCATGCTGGGCGTGTCCCTGGCCACCGCGCGCGCCGCCTCCAGCTTTCTGGGCCTGCCGCTGTACCAGTACCTGGGCGGCGTGAACGCCAAGGTGCTGCCCGTGCCGCTGATGAACATCATCAACGGCGGCGCCCATGCGCCCAACAATCTGGATATCCAGGAATTCATGATCATGCCCATCGGCGCGGCCACCTTCCGCGACGCGCTGCGCATGGGCGCCGAGACCTTCCACACCCTGAAGGCGCTGCTGGCCGCCGACGGCCACGTGACCAGCGTGGGTGACGAGGGCGGCTTTGCCCCCAACCTGAAGGACCACGATGAAGCCTTCCGCTACATCATGAAGGCCATCGAGGAAGCGGGCTACATTCCCGGCGCGGAAATCGCGCTGGCCATCGACGCCGCCGCCTCCGAGTTCCACAAGGACGGCAAGTACGTGCTGGCGGGCGAAAACAAGAAGCTGTCCAATTCAGAAATGGTGGAGTGGCTGGGCGAGTTCACCACCCGCTATCCGCTGATCTCCATCGAGGACGGCTTGGCCGAGGCCGACTGGGACGGCTGGCGCGAGCTGACCTACAAGCTGGGCGACACCATTCAGCTGGTGGGTGACGACATCTTCGTGACCAACCCGGACATCCTTGCCGAGGGCATCGACGAGGGCGTGGCCAACTCCATCCTCATCAAGCTGAACCAGATCGGTACGCTGACCGAGACACTGGACACCATCGAGATGGCCAAGCAGGCCGCGTACACCACGGTGATCTCGCACCGTTCGGGCGAGACCGAAGACCACTTCATCTCGGATCTGGCCGTGGGCCTGAACGCCGGGCAGATCAAGACCGGTTCCCTGTGCCGCAGCGACCGCCTGGCCAAGTACAACCAGCTGCTGCGCATCGAGGAAGACCTGGACGATACGGGCATCTACTTCGGGCCCATGATGAGCTCGCACTTCGGCTTCGAGGAAGAAGGCGAGGAGTAG
- a CDS encoding type III pantothenate kinase, with protein sequence MTQHFLLFDIGNTNVKIGIAVETAVLTSYVLPTDPGQTADSIGLRLLEVLRHAGLGPADVEACVASSVVPGVNPLIRRACERYLYRKLLFAPGDIPIPLENRYERPAEVGADRLVAAYAARRLYPGPRSLVSVDFGTATTFDCVEGGAYLGGLICPGVLSSAGALSSRTAKLPRISLEVEEDSPVIGRSTTTSLNHGFIFGFAAMTEGVLARLGGVLPGPIEVVATGGFARDIARVSRCFDHVRPDLLLEGLRLLYLERDAR encoded by the coding sequence ATGACCCAGCATTTTCTGCTGTTCGACATCGGCAACACCAACGTCAAGATCGGCATCGCGGTGGAAACCGCCGTGCTGACCTCGTACGTGCTGCCCACCGACCCCGGCCAGACGGCAGACTCCATAGGCCTGCGCCTGCTGGAGGTGCTGCGCCATGCGGGGTTGGGCCCGGCGGACGTGGAGGCCTGCGTGGCCAGTTCGGTGGTGCCCGGCGTCAATCCGCTGATCCGCCGCGCCTGCGAACGCTATCTGTACCGCAAGCTGCTGTTCGCGCCCGGCGACATCCCCATCCCGCTGGAGAACCGCTACGAGCGGCCCGCCGAAGTGGGCGCCGACAGGCTGGTGGCGGCCTATGCCGCCCGGCGGCTGTACCCCGGCCCCCGGTCGCTGGTGTCCGTGGATTTCGGCACCGCTACGACGTTTGACTGCGTGGAAGGCGGTGCGTATCTTGGTGGTTTGATTTGTCCCGGCGTGCTGTCGTCCGCCGGGGCGTTGTCGTCGCGCACGGCCAAGCTGCCGCGCATCAGCCTGGAAGTGGAAGAGGATTCGCCGGTCATTGGCCGGTCCACCACCACCAGCCTGAACCACGGCTTCATTTTCGGCTTTGCCGCCATGACCGAAGGGGTGCTGGCCCGCCTTGGCGGCGTGCTGCCCGGCCCCATCGAGGTGGTGGCCACGGGCGGATTCGCCCGGGACATCGCGCGGGTGAGCCGCTGTTTCGACCACGTCAGGCCCGACCTTCTGCTGGAGGGCCTGCGGTTGTTGTATCTGGAGCGTGACGCCCGATAG
- a CDS encoding ferredoxin, translating into MAKYLYLDQDECMACESCVELCPEAFRMSSAGEYAEVIDPNTTAECVEDAISTCPVECIEWREE; encoded by the coding sequence ATGGCGAAGTATCTGTACCTCGATCAGGACGAATGCATGGCGTGCGAATCGTGCGTCGAACTTTGCCCCGAGGCGTTCAGAATGTCCAGCGCGGGCGAATATGCGGAGGTCATCGACCCCAACACCACTGCGGAATGCGTGGAAGACGCCATCTCCACCTGCCCGGTGGAATGTATCGAGTGGCGCGAGGAATAG
- a CDS encoding DUF2325 domain-containing protein produces MCAALIGGMDRLKRDYINAALASGVDLKVFTGKENRIADKLGQADLVIVFTNKISHAAKREVVQHAKANSIPVQMLHSCGVSTLRQALDTTN; encoded by the coding sequence ATGTGCGCAGCACTCATCGGCGGAATGGACAGACTGAAGCGCGACTACATCAATGCGGCCCTCGCCAGCGGCGTGGACCTGAAGGTGTTCACGGGCAAGGAAAATCGCATCGCCGACAAGCTCGGCCAGGCGGACCTGGTCATCGTGTTCACCAACAAGATCTCGCACGCTGCCAAGCGCGAGGTGGTGCAGCACGCCAAGGCCAACAGCATTCCCGTGCAGATGCTGCACAGCTGCGGCGTTTCCACGCTGCGTCAGGCCCTGGACACCACCAACTAG
- a CDS encoding tetratricopeptide repeat protein, which translates to MCAASQIGALNRQGMQALSEGNLANADFLLSQALRQATALGLAGFEAKIRNNLGLVCRLRGRTDEAVSHFSAALAHLEAKVGTQHRVYATIAGNLDATRAEAAARVLH; encoded by the coding sequence ATGTGCGCAGCAAGCCAGATCGGCGCTTTGAACAGGCAGGGCATGCAGGCCCTTTCGGAAGGCAACCTCGCCAACGCGGACTTCCTGCTCTCGCAGGCCCTGCGCCAGGCCACGGCCCTTGGGCTTGCCGGATTCGAGGCCAAGATTCGCAACAATCTCGGGCTGGTCTGCCGCCTGCGTGGCCGCACGGACGAGGCCGTCTCCCATTTTTCCGCCGCCCTGGCCCATCTGGAGGCCAAGGTGGGCACGCAGCACCGCGTCTACGCCACCATCGCGGGCAATCTGGACGCCACCAGGGCGGAAGCCGCCGCCCGCGTCCTGCACTAG
- a CDS encoding chemotaxis protein CheX, with product MSSGIEVAKPFVAATINVLSTMAGITPTAGAPYVKKNNVAKGDVSAVIGITGYKNGTISVTFTKKCAIALVKAMLGDDIQDIVQDIKDAVGEVTNMISGQARAGLAEMGMTFQGATPSVIMGDGHTISHITKAPIIAIPFGTPHGDFTVEFCFE from the coding sequence ATGAGCAGCGGCATCGAAGTCGCAAAGCCCTTCGTCGCGGCCACCATCAACGTGCTGTCCACCATGGCGGGCATCACGCCCACGGCTGGCGCGCCCTATGTCAAAAAGAACAACGTGGCCAAGGGCGACGTGTCGGCCGTCATCGGCATTACCGGGTACAAGAACGGCACCATCTCGGTGACCTTCACCAAGAAGTGCGCCATTGCCCTGGTAAAGGCCATGCTGGGCGACGACATCCAGGACATCGTCCAGGACATCAAGGACGCCGTGGGCGAGGTGACCAACATGATCTCCGGTCAGGCCCGCGCGGGCCTTGCCGAGATGGGCATGACCTTCCAAGGGGCCACCCCCTCGGTGATCATGGGCGACGGGCACACCATCAGCCACATCACCAAGGCGCCCATCATCGCCATTCCCTTCGGCACGCCCCACGGCGACTTCACCGTGGAGTTCTGCTTCGAGTAA
- a CDS encoding radical SAM protein — protein MSSAWNHVHGFERLSLCDWPGYSSCVIFLGGCNMRCPTCHNWQLAWHADTLPVLSRTAIETYIKARRHWLDGVVVTGGEATTVEGFADLLRDLRRFGLPVKVDSNGLRPDVVELLLRDGLADAFSIDVKGPFALYPRLSGGTTSPDEARAALTRIFALAQVQPDAFMFRLTRVPVLSDDDVEAARGQLPAGFELKIQDYVPPRRKHAEADSETRRTAGDVVHGPHRGSHPEGPESKRH, from the coding sequence ATGTCCTCCGCATGGAATCATGTGCATGGCTTCGAGCGCCTGAGCCTCTGTGACTGGCCCGGCTACAGCAGCTGCGTCATCTTTCTGGGCGGCTGCAACATGCGCTGCCCCACCTGCCACAACTGGCAGCTGGCCTGGCACGCCGACACCCTGCCCGTGCTCTCCCGCACCGCCATCGAGACATACATCAAAGCCCGCCGCCACTGGCTGGACGGGGTGGTCGTGACCGGGGGGGAAGCGACCACCGTGGAAGGCTTCGCCGACCTCCTGCGCGATCTGCGCCGCTTCGGCCTGCCCGTGAAGGTGGACAGCAACGGCCTGCGCCCCGACGTGGTGGAACTGCTGCTGCGCGACGGCCTGGCTGACGCCTTTTCCATCGACGTCAAAGGCCCCTTCGCCCTCTACCCGCGCCTGTCCGGCGGCACCACCAGCCCGGACGAGGCCCGCGCCGCGCTTACGCGCATCTTCGCGCTGGCCCAGGTGCAGCCCGACGCGTTCATGTTCCGCCTCACCCGCGTTCCCGTGCTTTCCGATGACGACGTGGAGGCGGCCCGCGGCCAGCTTCCCGCCGGATTCGAACTGAAGATACAGGATTACGTGCCCCCCCGGAGGAAGCATGCCGAAGCAGATTCTGAAACGCGACGGACGGCTGGAGACGTGGTCCACGGACCGCATCGCGGAAGCCATCCTGAAGGCCCTGAAAGCAAACGGCATTAA
- a CDS encoding ribonucleoside triphosphate reductase, producing the protein MPKQILKRDGRLETWSTDRIAEAILKALKANGIKDPLLSRRIAHRVELKLADCDIPEQEQVQDTVEQVLMESRLYAVAKRYIIYRETRRTLREQKAAFLDISETIDNYLTKADWRVNENANMTHSFQGLMLHLSGTLQAKYALEKYPEEVRQAHDHGYFHIHDLSFGLAGYCAGWSLRDLLLEGFNLENRSSAGPARHLDTAMGQMINFLGTLQNEWAGAQAFNNVDTYLAPFVRNDGLTYKQVRQAMQKFVFNLNTTSRWGGQSPFTNLTFDLVPPKHIATEPIIIGGEYKDSVYGEYAPEMEMLNRAFLEVMLDGDHHGRIFSFPIPTYNVTKDFPWDSEIGDLLLKLTAKYGAPYFQNFINSNLNPEDVRSMCCRLQMDLRQLRNKVGGLFGAGDLTGSIGVVTLNLPKLAYLAQGEEDFLDMVTEYAELARDSLEFKRKLVTANLERGMFPWSRRYLKNGFAGHFSTIGLVGGHEACQNLLGKGIETEAGVRLMQRTLNHLRNLTARFQEETGTLYNLEATPAEGTSYRLAKIDKSLYSEIKASGNGTPYYTNSTALPVGMTEDVFAALDHQNKLQPLYTGGSVFHTYLGESVADTEALKKFIIKAFTQTRLPYLSVTPTFSVCKDHGYLQGEQHACPDCGQTTEVYTRIVGYYRPVSQWNKGKQVEYDDRVCYNGF; encoded by the coding sequence ATGCCGAAGCAGATTCTGAAACGCGACGGACGGCTGGAGACGTGGTCCACGGACCGCATCGCGGAAGCCATCCTGAAGGCCCTGAAAGCAAACGGCATTAAGGACCCGCTGCTCTCCAGGCGCATCGCCCACAGGGTGGAGCTGAAGCTCGCGGACTGCGACATTCCCGAGCAGGAACAGGTGCAGGACACCGTTGAACAGGTGCTGATGGAATCGCGCCTGTACGCGGTGGCCAAGCGGTACATCATCTACCGCGAAACGCGCCGCACCCTGCGCGAGCAGAAGGCCGCCTTCCTCGACATTTCCGAGACCATCGACAACTACCTCACCAAGGCCGACTGGCGCGTGAACGAGAACGCCAACATGACGCACTCGTTCCAGGGCCTGATGCTGCACCTTTCCGGCACCTTGCAGGCCAAGTACGCGCTGGAGAAGTACCCCGAGGAAGTGCGCCAGGCCCACGACCACGGCTACTTCCACATCCACGACCTGTCCTTCGGCCTTGCGGGCTACTGCGCAGGCTGGAGCCTGCGCGACCTGCTGCTGGAAGGGTTCAACCTGGAGAACCGGTCCAGCGCCGGGCCCGCCAGGCATCTGGACACCGCCATGGGCCAGATGATCAACTTTCTCGGCACGTTGCAGAATGAATGGGCAGGCGCCCAGGCCTTCAACAATGTGGACACCTACCTCGCCCCCTTCGTGCGCAACGACGGCCTGACCTACAAGCAGGTACGCCAGGCCATGCAGAAGTTCGTGTTCAACCTGAACACAACCTCGCGCTGGGGCGGCCAGAGCCCGTTCACCAACCTGACCTTCGACCTTGTGCCGCCCAAGCACATCGCCACCGAACCCATCATCATCGGCGGCGAATACAAGGATTCGGTCTACGGCGAATACGCGCCGGAAATGGAAATGCTGAACCGCGCCTTCCTGGAAGTGATGCTGGACGGCGACCACCACGGACGCATCTTCTCCTTCCCCATTCCCACGTACAACGTCACCAAGGACTTTCCGTGGGATTCGGAGATCGGCGACCTCCTGCTCAAGCTCACCGCCAAGTACGGCGCGCCCTACTTCCAGAACTTCATCAATTCCAACCTCAACCCCGAAGACGTGCGCTCCATGTGCTGCCGGTTGCAGATGGACCTGCGGCAGTTGCGCAACAAGGTGGGGGGGCTGTTCGGCGCGGGCGACCTGACCGGGTCCATCGGGGTGGTTACCCTGAACCTGCCGAAGCTCGCCTATCTCGCGCAGGGCGAAGAGGACTTTCTGGACATGGTGACCGAATACGCGGAACTGGCCCGCGATTCGCTGGAATTCAAGCGCAAGCTGGTCACCGCCAACCTGGAGCGCGGCATGTTCCCGTGGTCGCGCCGGTACCTCAAGAACGGCTTTGCCGGGCACTTTTCCACCATCGGCCTCGTGGGCGGGCACGAAGCCTGCCAGAACCTGCTGGGCAAAGGCATAGAAACCGAGGCGGGCGTGCGGCTGATGCAGCGCACCCTGAACCACCTGCGCAACCTGACCGCGCGCTTTCAGGAAGAAACCGGCACCCTGTATAACCTGGAAGCCACCCCCGCAGAAGGCACCAGCTACCGCCTGGCCAAGATCGACAAGTCGCTCTACTCGGAAATCAAGGCCTCGGGCAACGGCACCCCGTACTACACCAACTCCACCGCCCTGCCCGTGGGCATGACCGAAGACGTGTTCGCCGCGCTGGACCACCAGAACAAGCTGCAACCGCTGTACACCGGCGGTTCGGTGTTCCACACCTACCTCGGCGAGTCCGTGGCCGACACCGAGGCCCTGAAGAAGTTCATCATCAAGGCCTTCACCCAGACGCGCCTGCCGTACCTTTCCGTCACCCCCACCTTCTCGGTGTGCAAGGACCACGGCTATCTGCAGGGCGAACAGCATGCATGCCCGGACTGCGGCCAGACCACGGAAGTGTACACCCGCATCGTGGGCTACTACCGCCCCGTGTCCCAGTGGAACAAGGGCAAGCAGGTCGAATACGACGACCGCGTCTGCTACAACGGGTTTTAG
- a CDS encoding MalY/PatB family protein, with protein sequence MPDHNFDFDHAPDRRNTGSLKWDDMGRMFNLSPQEAATAIPLWVADMDFASPPAVCDAVARLADHGVFGYPAEGGACREAVTRWLAARHGWTVNPRHLLPLPTVVASLCLAVRLFTRPGDGVVIQTPIYPPFRAAVQDAGCRVLSNPLALTTDADGNPFYEMDFDALDTALADGGRGAKVLLLCSPHNPGGRVWTRAELTRVAELCLKHGTLMVSDEIHHDLLLPGHAHTVLASLSPEVAERTITTVSAAKTFNLPGAGLAHVIITDETLRRTFRAELMGLGIRHPNMFGLATTEAACRHSGPWLDALMRYIAGNAALVRDVLGQRLPAVRVMQPQGTYLSWVDFRPLGLAEADLLHRVRFDAGVVPSPGSSFGPEGEGWLRLNLGCPRALLRTALERMADVLGK encoded by the coding sequence ATGCCCGACCACAACTTCGACTTCGACCACGCCCCCGACCGACGCAACACCGGCAGCCTGAAATGGGACGACATGGGGCGCATGTTCAACCTTTCGCCACAAGAAGCCGCCACCGCCATCCCCCTGTGGGTGGCCGACATGGACTTTGCCTCGCCCCCGGCGGTGTGCGATGCCGTGGCCCGCCTGGCCGACCACGGCGTGTTCGGCTACCCGGCGGAGGGGGGCGCCTGCCGCGAGGCTGTCACCCGCTGGCTGGCCGCCCGGCACGGCTGGACCGTGAACCCGCGCCACCTGCTGCCCCTGCCCACGGTGGTGGCCTCGCTGTGCCTGGCGGTGCGGCTGTTCACCCGGCCCGGAGACGGCGTGGTCATCCAGACGCCCATCTACCCGCCCTTCCGCGCTGCGGTGCAGGATGCGGGCTGCCGGGTGCTGTCCAACCCGCTGGCGCTCACCACCGATGCCGACGGCAACCCCTTCTACGAAATGGATTTCGACGCGCTGGATACGGCCCTTGCCGACGGAGGGCGCGGGGCCAAGGTGTTGCTGCTGTGCAGCCCGCACAACCCCGGCGGCCGGGTGTGGACCCGCGCGGAACTGACCCGTGTGGCCGAACTGTGCCTGAAACACGGCACGCTGATGGTCAGCGACGAAATCCACCACGACCTGCTGCTGCCCGGCCACGCGCACACCGTGCTGGCCAGCCTGTCGCCGGAAGTGGCCGAACGGACCATCACCACCGTTTCCGCCGCAAAAACCTTCAACCTGCCCGGCGCTGGGCTTGCGCACGTGATCATCACGGACGAAACCCTGCGCCGCACCTTCCGCGCGGAACTGATGGGCCTTGGCATCCGCCACCCCAACATGTTCGGGCTGGCCACCACCGAGGCCGCCTGCCGCCACAGCGGCCCATGGCTGGACGCACTGATGCGCTACATCGCTGGCAACGCCGCACTCGTGCGCGACGTGCTGGGGCAGCGCCTGCCCGCAGTCCGCGTCATGCAGCCGCAGGGCACCTATCTTTCGTGGGTGGACTTTCGCCCGCTGGGCCTTGCGGAGGCGGACCTGCTGCACCGGGTGCGCTTTGATGCGGGCGTGGTGCCCAGCCCCGGCTCCAGCTTCGGCCCGGAAGGCGAAGGCTGGCTGCGCCTGAACCTGGGCTGCCCGCGTGCGCTGCTGCGCACCGCGCTTGAACGCATGGCGGATGTGCTGGGCAAGTAG
- a CDS encoding HD domain-containing protein — protein sequence MWDWQQGLKADRKIRDPLYGYVYLNEDERRIIDTPIFQRLRRVGQLALTKYVYPAAEHSRFVHSLGAMHCATQIFTGIVNNSAKEMGLDHGDMLTSLRRLRFAALLHDIGHVAFSHAAEKMILSPLKHEHLGWHIIENYAPIADVLDEHATPVIGILSEQFLEKYQLLHQIISGHLDADRADYLMRDSHACGVKYGEYDVARYMQAFGATRQGGMLKLFVNERDVFVVEAFLMRGIITTCRFHITGHEQDMILFSNVFSGNFCIRGKRRS from the coding sequence ATGTGGGATTGGCAGCAGGGTCTTAAAGCCGACCGGAAGATACGCGATCCGTTGTACGGGTATGTGTATCTTAACGAAGATGAACGAAGAATCATCGATACGCCGATTTTTCAGCGTTTGCGGCGGGTGGGTCAGCTTGCGCTGACGAAGTATGTGTATCCTGCCGCCGAACATTCGCGCTTCGTCCATTCCTTGGGAGCCATGCACTGCGCAACGCAGATTTTTACGGGAATCGTAAACAACTCTGCCAAGGAAATGGGGCTTGATCACGGAGACATGCTTACCAGCTTGCGAAGGTTGAGATTCGCCGCCTTGCTGCACGACATCGGGCATGTGGCGTTTTCGCACGCAGCAGAAAAGATGATTCTCTCGCCGCTCAAACATGAGCACTTGGGGTGGCATATCATAGAGAACTATGCCCCCATAGCGGACGTGCTGGATGAGCACGCTACGCCGGTAATCGGCATTCTTTCGGAGCAGTTCCTTGAGAAATACCAGCTGCTGCACCAGATCATTTCCGGACATCTGGATGCGGACCGTGCCGATTACCTGATGCGCGATTCCCACGCGTGCGGGGTGAAGTACGGGGAATACGACGTGGCGCGTTACATGCAAGCGTTCGGGGCCACGCGGCAGGGCGGCATGCTCAAGCTGTTCGTCAACGAGCGTGACGTGTTTGTTGTCGAAGCGTTCCTGATGCGCGGTATCATTACAACATGCAGGTTCCATATCACCGGACACGAACAGGATATGATCTTGTTCTCAAACGTTTTCTCGGGGAATTTCTGCATACGTGGGAAGAGGCGCAGCTAG
- a CDS encoding ABC transporter ATP-binding protein has product MTNQNTALLSLRNVVKHFDISGGLLDQLRLSGGRITRKRTVVHAVNDVSFDILPGETLSVVGESGCGKSTLARTVIGLYRATAGEILYRGERIDNLSDNGMLPYRTRMQMVFQDPYASLNPRMKVREILEEPVRFHNPGISDADVRARVAAVMEQVGVNPLWGVRYPHEFSGGQRQRISIARALVVDPEFIVADEPISALDVSIQAQVLNLMMDMQEQRNLTYLFISHDLSVVEHISTRVAVMYLGSLCELASAADLFGNPRHPYTQALLSAIPRIGGKAAGHIKLSGDVPTPINLPTGCVFHGRCPHANARCMQEVPKARQLDGGALVACHGVEEGRV; this is encoded by the coding sequence ATGACCAACCAGAATACCGCACTGCTTTCGCTGCGCAACGTCGTCAAGCATTTCGACATATCCGGCGGGCTGCTGGACCAGCTGCGCCTGTCCGGCGGCCGCATCACCCGCAAGCGCACCGTGGTGCATGCCGTCAACGACGTGAGCTTCGACATCCTGCCCGGCGAGACCCTGAGCGTGGTGGGTGAATCGGGCTGCGGCAAGTCCACCCTGGCGCGCACCGTCATCGGCCTGTACCGGGCCACTGCCGGCGAAATCCTGTACCGGGGCGAGCGCATCGACAATCTGAGCGACAACGGCATGCTGCCCTATCGCACCCGCATGCAGATGGTCTTTCAGGACCCCTACGCCTCGCTGAACCCGCGCATGAAGGTGCGCGAGATACTGGAAGAGCCGGTGCGTTTCCACAACCCCGGCATCTCCGACGCCGACGTGCGCGCCCGCGTGGCCGCCGTCATGGAGCAGGTGGGCGTGAACCCGCTGTGGGGCGTTCGCTACCCGCACGAATTCTCCGGCGGGCAGCGCCAGCGCATCTCCATTGCCCGCGCGCTGGTGGTGGACCCCGAGTTCATCGTGGCGGACGAGCCCATTTCTGCGCTGGACGTGTCCATTCAGGCGCAGGTGCTGAACCTGATGATGGACATGCAGGAGCAGCGCAACCTGACCTACCTGTTCATCAGCCACGACCTTTCGGTGGTGGAGCACATCTCCACCCGCGTGGCCGTGATGTACCTGGGCAGCCTGTGCGAACTGGCCAGCGCCGCCGATCTGTTCGGCAACCCGCGCCATCCGTACACCCAGGCCCTGCTGTCGGCCATCCCGCGCATTGGCGGCAAGGCCGCCGGGCACATCAAGCTGTCCGGCGACGTGCCCACGCCCATCAACCTGCCCACCGGCTGCGTGTTTCATGGCCGCTGCCCGCACGCCAATGCGCGCTGCATGCAGGAAGTGCCCAAGGCCCGCCAGCTTGACGGCGGCGCGCTGGTGGCCTGCCATGGCGTGGAGGAAGGGCGGGTGTAG